One segment of Variovorax sp. PAMC28562 DNA contains the following:
- the acpP gene encoding acyl carrier protein, translating into MSDIEARVKKIIAEQLGVEESQVTNEKSFVADLGADSLDTVELVMALEDEFGIEIPDEDAEKITTVQNAVDYASKNQKA; encoded by the coding sequence ATGAGCGATATCGAAGCACGTGTCAAAAAAATCATTGCCGAACAACTCGGCGTGGAAGAGTCCCAGGTCACCAACGAAAAGTCTTTCGTTGCAGACCTCGGTGCTGACTCGCTCGACACGGTCGAACTCGTGATGGCACTCGAAGACGAATTCGGCATCGAGATCCCTGACGAAGACGCAGAAAAAATCACGACGGTTCAAAACGCCGTCGACTACGCATCCAAGAATCAAAAGGCCTGA